In one Chionomys nivalis chromosome 13, mChiNiv1.1, whole genome shotgun sequence genomic region, the following are encoded:
- the C13H6orf52 gene encoding putative uncharacterized protein C6orf52 homolog encodes MKNGQSHPYLKLLEKSECVVLPLLVMTVPTCPLLSVIREQLRSHYSLGYHGDNSNEQPHSFYHLSYYGSDSTWQGNGPSPLPVYENPEPLAGSRDPDLHLNIEESNKEFMAESKELYDSLMSCHCLTSPVSPTPTPNVKQVFTVPSS; translated from the exons AGTCATCCTTACTTGAAACTTCTGGAAAAGAGTGAGTGTGTGGTGCTGCCACTATTGGTGATGACTGTCCCTACTTGTCCTCTTCTGTCTGTTATCAGGGAGCAGCTGAGGTCCCATTACAGCCTCGGCTACCACGGTGACAACAGTAATGAACAGCCACACAGCTTTTACCATCTTTCCTACTATGGCAGTGATTCCACATGGCAAGGAAACGGGCCCAGCCCTCTGCCTGTGTATGAGAATCCGGAACCCCTAGCTGGCTCCAGAG ACCCAGACCTTCATTTGAATATTGAAGAATCAAACAAGGAATTTATGGCAGAAAGCAAAGAACTGTATGACTCCCTCATGAGCTGTCACTGTCTAACATCCCCagtgagccccacccccacccccaatgtGAAACAAGTGTTCACCGTGCCGTCCAGCTGA